The following proteins are encoded in a genomic region of Rhizobium sp. ZPR4:
- a CDS encoding ABC transporter permease — translation MPLNPATKRRLVTAALVGPASIWLFVFLVLPFIAIIIFAFGERAPEGGYQAAFTFAQFANLGSRSAAFVNTLILAPIGAAACLLVAYPVAYYLAVKASPQRRLLLVSLVVVPFWTSLLVRTYAWMYLLGARGIPHLLEFVGIENVRLINTPGAVLLGIVYGYLPLMIMPIFVSLEKLDRRLLEASADLGARPVSTFFGITLPLSLPGVMTGVALVTILLLGEYLIPQLLGGGKVFFIGNALVDLFLQSRNWPFGSAIAVTLVAVVVIVLLVAMRIAWRVAGTRQVDLV, via the coding sequence ATGCCCCTTAACCCTGCCACCAAACGGCGCCTCGTCACCGCTGCCCTTGTCGGGCCGGCAAGCATCTGGCTGTTCGTTTTCCTAGTGCTGCCCTTCATCGCCATCATCATCTTCGCCTTTGGCGAGCGTGCACCTGAGGGCGGCTATCAGGCCGCCTTTACTTTCGCGCAATTCGCCAACCTTGGCTCGCGCTCGGCCGCCTTCGTCAATACGCTCATCCTTGCGCCGATCGGTGCCGCCGCCTGCCTGCTCGTAGCCTATCCGGTGGCCTATTATCTCGCCGTCAAGGCGAGCCCGCAGCGCCGCCTCCTGCTCGTTTCTCTTGTTGTCGTGCCCTTCTGGACGAGTCTCCTGGTGCGCACATACGCCTGGATGTATCTGCTCGGCGCGCGCGGTATCCCGCATCTGCTTGAATTCGTCGGCATCGAGAACGTCAGGCTCATCAATACGCCCGGTGCCGTTCTGCTTGGCATCGTCTACGGCTATCTGCCGCTGATGATCATGCCGATCTTTGTCAGCCTCGAAAAACTCGATCGCCGACTGCTCGAGGCATCAGCCGACCTCGGCGCCAGACCCGTCTCGACCTTCTTCGGCATTACGCTGCCGCTGTCCTTGCCCGGCGTCATGACCGGCGTCGCCTTGGTGACGATCCTGCTCCTCGGGGAATATCTGATCCCGCAGTTGCTGGGCGGCGGCAAGGTGTTCTTCATCGGCAATGCACTTGTCGACCTCTTCCTGCAATCACGCAACTGGCCGTTCGGATCGGCGATCGCCGTGACGCTCGTTGCCGTCGTCGTCATCGTGCTGCTGGTTGCCATGCGCATCGCCTGGCGCGTTGCTGGCACCCGCCAGGTGGATCTCGTCTGA
- a CDS encoding ABC transporter permease, with the protein MRALVTFVYLFLYTPIALVVLFSFNAGRNASEFTGFSTQWYGRALSNTFLMEALQNSLIIAFTSAALAAIFGTMAAIGLERLGPRARAVFDGLFAAAIVVPGVVIGIATLVALVEVFGIINPLIAAVWPGDQPPKFALGYGSIIAAHGLFTMALVTMIVKARIASLGRDIVEASSDLYATPLTTFRQIVLPQIMPSILAGFLLAFTFSFDDFIIAFFVAGSNTTLPIYVFASIRRGVTPEINAIATMVLIASLFLIFIARFLMREKTTTN; encoded by the coding sequence ATGCGCGCGCTCGTTACTTTCGTCTATCTGTTCCTCTACACACCGATAGCGCTCGTCGTCCTGTTCTCGTTCAATGCGGGTCGCAATGCCAGCGAGTTCACCGGCTTTTCGACGCAGTGGTACGGGCGGGCACTGTCGAACACCTTCCTGATGGAAGCCCTGCAGAACAGCCTTATCATCGCCTTTACCAGTGCGGCACTCGCGGCAATCTTCGGCACCATGGCCGCAATCGGCCTGGAGCGGCTCGGTCCTCGCGCCCGTGCCGTCTTTGACGGGCTCTTTGCTGCGGCGATCGTCGTGCCGGGTGTCGTTATCGGCATTGCGACGCTGGTGGCACTGGTCGAGGTTTTCGGCATCATCAACCCGCTGATCGCGGCCGTCTGGCCCGGCGATCAGCCGCCTAAATTCGCACTCGGCTATGGCTCGATCATCGCCGCACACGGGCTCTTCACCATGGCGCTGGTGACGATGATCGTGAAAGCGCGTATCGCAAGCCTCGGCCGCGATATCGTCGAGGCGTCGAGCGATCTTTACGCGACGCCGTTGACCACCTTCCGGCAGATCGTGCTGCCGCAGATCATGCCGTCGATCCTCGCCGGCTTCCTGCTCGCCTTCACCTTCTCCTTCGACGATTTCATCATCGCCTTCTTCGTCGCGGGATCGAACACCACGCTGCCGATCTATGTCTTCGCCTCGATCCGTCGCGGCGTCACGCCGGAGATCAACGCGATCGCAACCATGGTGCTGATCGCATCGCTCTTCCTCATTTTCATCGCGCGTTTCCTGATGCGTGAAAAGACAACGACAAACTGA
- a CDS encoding SDR family oxidoreductase encodes MILKDRVAIVTGAGSGIGRAGALIMAREGAHVIVADIDLANAEETVRQIAAAGGSAESLVVDVTNDQALEAGIAAIAAKHGRIDILHNHAGSQVAGSLEDVAIAGFDTSWNLNVRAHFMASRFVMPIMKKAGKGVILNTSSSSGVLYDREMIAYTTSKHAVIAMTKQMAGDYARFGIRVNALCPGWVDTPFNAPFIAQMGGRSAIESYIAEKVPFGRWADVLEIAEPILFLVSDRSSYMTGQILVVDGGETVV; translated from the coding sequence ATGATACTCAAGGATCGGGTCGCAATCGTCACCGGAGCTGGCTCCGGCATCGGCCGCGCCGGCGCGCTGATCATGGCGCGCGAAGGCGCGCATGTGATCGTCGCTGACATCGATTTGGCAAATGCCGAAGAGACGGTGCGCCAGATCGCGGCTGCCGGCGGCAGCGCCGAAAGCCTGGTTGTCGATGTCACGAACGATCAGGCGCTTGAGGCAGGCATTGCAGCGATTGCAGCGAAGCACGGCCGTATCGATATCCTGCACAATCACGCGGGATCGCAGGTGGCAGGCAGTTTGGAAGACGTCGCAATCGCGGGCTTCGACACATCCTGGAACCTGAACGTCCGCGCACATTTCATGGCCTCGCGCTTCGTCATGCCAATCATGAAAAAGGCCGGCAAGGGCGTAATCCTCAACACCTCGTCGTCATCGGGCGTCCTCTATGATCGCGAGATGATCGCCTATACCACCTCCAAGCACGCGGTCATCGCCATGACCAAGCAGATGGCGGGCGACTATGCCCGCTTCGGCATCCGCGTCAACGCGCTCTGCCCCGGCTGGGTCGACACGCCCTTCAATGCGCCGTTCATCGCGCAAATGGGCGGACGCAGCGCCATCGAAAGCTATATCGCCGAGAAGGTGCCGTTTGGGCGCTGGGCCGACGTTTTGGAGATCGCCGAGCCGATCCTCTTCCTTGTTTCGGATCGCTCGTCTTACATGACGGGCCAAATCCTCGTGGTCGATGGCGGCGAAACGGTCGTCTAG
- a CDS encoding GntR family transcriptional regulator — translation MPLNVEEIPNLGKAPSTSDVILKFIRDSIADGSLDEGEPIRQDDVARLFNVSKIPVREALKRLEAEGLVEFHRNKGAIVTRVSEPEIAQIFEVRAILESNALRLSVPFMTEATFEKAQGYCDAFAGEADAARWSELNWQFHSCLYEDAQRPYLVSTIRSVNDRLERYLRVQLTLSHGKETADREHRELLAICKTGDVEKAAAFLTDHIMQACQSLLHHLPAKRR, via the coding sequence ATGCCTCTTAATGTCGAAGAGATACCCAATCTGGGAAAGGCGCCGAGCACATCCGACGTGATCCTGAAATTCATCCGGGATTCGATCGCCGACGGTTCCCTCGACGAAGGCGAGCCGATCCGTCAGGACGATGTCGCGCGTCTCTTCAATGTCAGCAAGATCCCGGTCCGCGAGGCGCTGAAGCGCCTTGAGGCAGAAGGGCTGGTGGAATTCCATCGCAACAAAGGGGCGATCGTCACCAGGGTTTCGGAGCCTGAGATCGCGCAGATCTTCGAAGTCCGCGCCATTCTGGAATCGAATGCGCTGAGGCTTTCCGTGCCCTTCATGACGGAGGCGACCTTCGAGAAGGCGCAGGGTTATTGCGACGCCTTTGCGGGGGAGGCGGACGCTGCGCGCTGGTCGGAGTTGAACTGGCAATTTCACAGCTGCCTCTACGAAGACGCGCAGAGGCCTTATCTGGTCAGCACGATTCGCTCCGTCAACGACCGGCTCGAACGCTACTTGCGGGTCCAGCTCACCTTGTCGCACGGCAAGGAAACAGCCGACCGCGAGCATCGCGAATTGCTGGCGATCTGCAAAACCGGCGACGTGGAAAAGGCAGCCGCTTTTTTGACCGATCACATCATGCAGGCGTGCCAGTCGCTATTGCACCACCTTCCCGCCAAGCGGCGCTGA
- a CDS encoding proline racemase family protein, translating to MRTSKVVHVVSCHAEGEVGDVIVGGVAPPPGATVWEQSRWIAEDETLRNFVLNEPRGGVFRHVNLLVPPKNPEAQMAWIIMEPADTPPMSGSNSICVSTVLLDTGIIPMQEPITRMVLEAPGGLIEVKAECRNGKAERIHVRNVPSFADKLDTKLEVEGIGTITVDTAYGGDSFVLVDAASIGVSLQPDQARDIARLGVKITEAANEQLGFRHPVNDWNHISFCQITDPVQMKDGVLWGKNAVAIRPGKIDRSPTGTGCSARMAVLHAKGQMKVGDRFVGTSLIDTEFHCSIDGAVDLNGKSAISPIISGRAWVIGTHQLMVDPDDPFPAGYRLSDTWPMDD from the coding sequence ATGCGCACATCGAAAGTCGTTCATGTTGTCAGTTGCCACGCCGAGGGAGAAGTCGGCGATGTCATCGTCGGCGGGGTTGCCCCTCCTCCCGGCGCGACCGTTTGGGAGCAGTCGCGCTGGATCGCCGAGGACGAAACCTTGAGGAATTTCGTTCTGAACGAGCCGCGCGGCGGCGTTTTCCGCCACGTCAACCTGCTGGTTCCGCCGAAAAACCCCGAAGCGCAGATGGCCTGGATCATCATGGAGCCGGCCGACACGCCGCCCATGTCCGGATCGAACTCGATCTGCGTTTCCACCGTTCTGCTCGACACCGGCATCATCCCGATGCAAGAGCCGATCACGCGTATGGTGCTGGAGGCGCCGGGCGGTCTCATTGAAGTGAAAGCGGAGTGCCGCAACGGCAAGGCTGAGCGCATTCATGTGCGCAATGTCCCGTCCTTTGCCGACAAGCTCGATACGAAGCTGGAAGTCGAAGGCATCGGCACGATCACGGTGGATACCGCCTACGGCGGCGATAGTTTCGTGCTCGTGGATGCGGCGTCGATTGGCGTGAGCCTTCAGCCCGACCAGGCACGCGACATCGCCCGGCTCGGCGTGAAAATTACCGAAGCAGCCAATGAACAGCTCGGTTTCCGCCATCCCGTCAACGACTGGAACCACATCTCCTTTTGCCAGATCACCGATCCCGTGCAGATGAAGGATGGCGTTTTGTGGGGGAAGAACGCCGTCGCGATCCGCCCCGGCAAGATCGATCGATCGCCGACCGGCACCGGATGCTCGGCGCGCATGGCCGTTCTGCACGCAAAGGGTCAGATGAAGGTCGGCGATCGCTTCGTCGGGACGTCGCTCATCGATACGGAATTCCATTGCAGCATCGACGGCGCCGTCGATCTCAACGGCAAATCCGCGATCAGCCCGATCATATCAGGCCGCGCCTGGGTCATCGGCACACATCAGCTGATGGTCGACCCGGATGACCCCTTCCCGGCCGGCTATCGGCTGTCGGACACCTGGCCGATGGATGATTGA